One genomic segment of Dioscorea cayenensis subsp. rotundata cultivar TDr96_F1 unplaced genomic scaffold, TDr96_F1_v2_PseudoChromosome.rev07_lg8_w22 25.fasta BLBR01001023.1, whole genome shotgun sequence includes these proteins:
- the LOC120255482 gene encoding uncharacterized protein LOC120255482 has product MAAADEAICGEIEAIKGLSDRAQAYATLLHLQRRSADDASSIKALAISSPALIALLLSDIHRSDEEIAALALKCLGFMIYHPSIVGAFSDGDAKLVLESLSKLIMATDMKAICNLAVWCLSIQQFGSDFLRASVELLLMAVVHALDNPFGSQSITFEAMQVVVQFSSCICEEMRDRASICIPPIYRRLMSDDKRERDVAERCLQKIKFVLYPPPPILSKAIARDLDQNLLQKMIEMVHVPAQKILAVRAWGWYVCLLGYDTMNKRKLINSLLKVPEMTFSCQDPQIQIASLVAWESLVDLFFSSPTLDVKTEITGGNVAQQIKSAPSLYDKRVGEHQIAVLLKHIKVIMMPLKRIVSKKCDTSVHLSCLKTWHFLLHKLGWSVNHPAIATAAYWVILELILSRGPENIFLWTACIDFLDEFILTKAKDQQKELDTDRPSLATENKMISAGSSFDCKESIKVHSISWSPWEINNLEFYLKMVGTVVIQGLMTSVSSENRVLILNSALRIFRSLLQGIQVEFSAAFTHNDRMKFCIDTILKFTKEVCEDMISKQIASCCNDTLSFALQFVETIRDVLDPSLLSSTLYQIALDFNYIKDLQSFEEIKYLKCLGSGIFAYMDMVSPMVYTTLLHLSLATHSALNLPRTDDISIAMQRSLHLIFSHEPFVNLHAAICFLYMHIGTLAQCQLRWLTVWRVISNGLEENIDIVAYLNSKTECDNKGHRIVYWLLCYPFFVCFSSKEGTNFSLLDEASAHGNLELEFVIEAWKSLFNSLNCYSNCGHSYGNSFVEGLSTLLNGLLDENDSILQNIDLLKEKPENICIFKLFGEVAICLMEHVQLLDCVLPKSTADSKEDGCCSPIANTLGFVARILGLALTIVEVNAGSDHKIFSRIFSAMATLVNRVFLKQDIILLMGIISDPLLQWLSLCASTHDHMLKGSIIPSLQCLWEQILDTLQNSWPHIIFDSRLLRVHASLLEAAFDHPHLPISEATILFWEPTYGMQTNLHYPPCLVPVLHKLSMEGRITLPKERPGLRRKRFRMVQNYTE; this is encoded by the exons ATGGCGGCGGCCGACGAAGCCATCTGCGGCGAAATCGAAGCAATCAAGGGCCTTTCAGATCGTGCTCAAGCCTACGCCACGCTTCTCCACCTTCAGCGTCGCTCCGCCGATGACGCATCTTCGATAAAGGCCCTCGCCATCTCCTCCCCGGCCCTCATCGCCCTCCTTCTCTCTGACATTCACCGTTCCGATGAAGAGAT TGCCGCACTGGCGCTCAAATGCCTTGGCTTCATGATCTATCACCCCTCCATTGTTGGTGCATTCTCAG ATGGAGATGCTAAGTTGGTTTTGGAGTCATTGTCCAAGCTGATTATGGCAACTGATATGAAG GCAATTTGTAATTTGGCAGTTTGGTGTCTTTCTATTCAACAATTTGGTTCTGATTTCTTGCGGGCAAGTGTGGAATTGTTGTTGATGGCTGTAGTTCATGCACTTGACAACCCTTTTGGTTCACAATCCATAACTTTTGAGGCAATGCAG gtTGTGGTGCAATTTTCATCTTGCATTTGTGAAGAAATGAGAGATAGGGCAAGCATATGCATTCCACCTATTTATCGAAGGCTCATGAGTGATGATAAAAGGGAAAGAGATGTTGCAGAGAGGTGTCTCCAAAAGATAAAGTTTGTTCTATATCCCCCTCCACCAATTCTTTCAAAG GCAATTGCCAGGGATCTTGACCAAAATTTACTTCAGAAAATGATTGAAATGGTGCATGTTCCTGCCCAGAAGATCCTCGCCGTTCGAGCATGGGGTTGGTACGTCTGTTTACTTGGTTATGATACaatgaataaaagaaagttgataaatagcttGCTGAAAGTTCCTGAAATGACGTTTTCTTGTCAAGATCCCCAAATTCAGATTGCGTCACTG GTGGCCTGGGAAAGTTTGGTTGAtttattcttctcttctccAACACTTGATGTCAAGACAGAAATCACTGGAGGGAATGTGGCTCAACAGATTAAATCTGCGCCATCTTTATATGACAAAAGGGTTGGTGAGCATCAAATTGCTGTTCTCTTGAAACATATAAAGGTTATAATGATGCCCCTAAAAAGAATTGTATCAAAGAAATGTGACACTTCTGTCCACTTATCCTGCTTGAAGACATGGCACTTTCTTCTTCATAAACTTGGTTGGTCAGTTAATCATCCTGCAATTGCCACCGCTGCATATTGGGTTATTCTGGAATTGATATTGTCTAGGGGTCCTGAGAATATCTTCCTGTGGACCGCATGTATTGATTTCCTTGATGAGTTCATTTTGACAAAAGCTAAGGACCAGCAGAAGGAATTGGACACAGATAGGCCCTCACTTGctacagaaaataaaatgatctCTGCAGGATCCTCTTTTGATTGTAAGGAATCAATAAAGGTTCATTCTATCAGCTGGTCGCCTTGGGAAATTAATAACTTGGAATTCTACCTGAAGATGGTTGGCACTGTAGTAATTCAAGGTTTGATGACGAGTGTGTCTTCTGAAAATAGAGTCTTAATTCTTAATAGCGCATTGAGGATATTCAGGTCACTTTTGCAGGGTATTCAAGTTGAATTTAGTGCAGCATTCACTCATAATGATAGAATGAAATTCTGCATTGACACTATACTCAAGTTCACAAAGGAAGTCTGTGAAGATATGATTTCTAAGCAAATTGCCAGTTGCTGCAATGACACTTTAAGTTTCGCTCTACAGTTTGTCGAAACTATCAGAGATGTGTTAGATCCTTCGTTACTGTCTTCAACATTATATCAGATTGCtttagattttaattatatcaaaGACCTGCAGTCTTTTGaggaaatcaaatatttaaaatgtttagGATCTGGGATTTTTGCTTACATGGATATGGTTTCACCAATGGTTTACACCACATTATTGCATCTCTCTTTGGCCACTCATTCTGCCCTTAATCTGCCCAGAACAGATGATATTTCAATTGCAATGCAGAGATCTCTCCATTTAATATTCTCACACGAACCTTTTGTAAATTTGCATGCTGCCATCTGTTTTCTATATATGCACATAGGAACGCTTGCACAATGTCAATTACGCTGGTTGACAGTATGGAGAGTCATCTCAAATGGCCTGGAGGAGAATATTGATATCGTTgcttatttaaattcaaaaactgAGTGTGATAACAAAGGACATAGAATTGTATATTGGTTGCTGTGCTATCCATTTTTCGTGTGCTTTTCTTCGAAGGAGGGTACCAATTTTTCATTGTTGGATGAGGCTTCAGCACATGGAAATCTAGAATTGGAATTTGTGATTGAAGCATGGAAATctctttttaattctttgaaTTGCTATTCAAATTGTGGGCATTCTTATGGGAATAGTTTTGTGGAAGGCCTTTCTACTCTATTAAATGGTCTGCTTGATGAGAATGACAGCATTTTGCAGAACATTGATTTGTTAAAGGAGAAACCTGAGAACATTTGTATCTTCAAATTGTTTGGTGAAGTTGCAATCTGTCTAATGGAACATGTTCAGCTTTTGGATTGTGTGCTTCCGAAATCAACAGCTGACAGCAAAGAGGATGGCTGTTGTAGTCCAATAGCGAACACTCTTGGGTTTGTCGCCAG AATACTTGGCTTGGCTCTTACAATTGTCGAAGTGAATGCAGGGAGTGATCATAAGATTTTCAGCAG GATCTTTTCTGCTATGGCTACTCTAGTAAACCGAGTTTTCTTGAAGCAAGATATCATTCTACTTATGGGG ATAATTTCTGATCCATTGCTTCAGTGGTTGTCTTTATGTGCTTCAACACATGATCATATGCTCAAAGGAAGCATCATCCCTTCACTTCAATGTCTCTGGGAGCAGATACTAGATACTCTCCAGAACAGCTGGCCACATATCATCTTTGATTCTCGTCTTCTTAGGGTCCATGCATCTCTCCTTGAAGCTGCTTTTGATCACCCACATTTGCCCATCTCAGAAGCCACAATTTTATTCTGGGAACCTACATATGGTATGCAAACAAATTTGCATTATCCCCCGTGCTTAGTTCCAGTCTTGCACAAATTATCAATGGAAGGAAGAATTACTTTGCCGAAGGAAAGGCCTG GTTTGAGAAGGAAGAGATTCCGAATGGTTCAAAACTACACAGAATGA
- the LOC120255475 gene encoding ESCRT-related protein CHMP1B: MGNTEKLMNQIMELKFTSKSLQRQARKCEKEEKSEKLKVKKAIEKGNMDGARIYAENSIRKRNEQMNYLRLASRLDAVVARLDTQAKMQTIGKSMGSIVKALESSLATGNLQKMSETMDQFERQFVNMEVQAEFMEGSMAGSTSLSTPEGEVNSLMQQVADDYGLEVTVGLPQAAAHAIPAKEKEKVDEDDLSRRLAELKARG, encoded by the coding sequence ATGGGGAACACGGAGAAGCTCATGAACCAGATCATGGAGCTGAAATTCACCTCCAAGAGTCTCCAGCGCCAGGCACGCAAGTGCGAGAAGGAGGAGAAGTCCGAGAAGCTCAAGGTGAAGAAGGCCATTGAGAAGGGCAACATGGACGGCGCTCGTATCTACGCCGAGAACTCCATCCGCAAGCGCAACGAGCAGATGAACTACCTCCGCCTTGCCTCCCGCCTGGACGCCGTCGTTGCTCGCCTTGATACTCAGGCCAAGATGCAGACGATTGGCAAGTCCATGGGCTCCATCGTCAAGGCCCTTGAGTCCTCCCTCGCCACCGGAAACCTCCAGAAGATGTCTGAGACCATGGATCAGTTTGAGCGCCAGTTCGTCAACATGGAGGTCCAGGCTGAGTTCATGGAGGGATCCATGGCCGGATCCACCAGCCTTTCCACTCCTGAGGGCGAGGTCAACAGCCTTATGCAGCAGGTTGCTGATGATTATGGCCTTGAGGTCACTGTTGGGTTGCCGCAGGCTGCTGCGCATGCTATTCCTgctaaggagaaggagaaggtcGATGAGGATGATCTCTCGCGCCGCCTCGCCGAGCTCAAGGCCCGGGGTTAG